In a single window of the Pandoraea pulmonicola genome:
- a CDS encoding F0F1 ATP synthase subunit epsilon yields MAFIKVDVVSTERSIFSGEARFVEVPGTAGELGVLPGHTPLLTGIRPGTVRIEAADGTETFLYIAGGFVEIQPDRVTVLADTAMRADSLDQARAERAREEAKALLEQQSDDIDYAKAQAELAEAVAQLQAIKRMRKQKQAG; encoded by the coding sequence ATGGCATTCATCAAGGTGGACGTGGTCAGCACCGAGCGTTCGATTTTCTCGGGCGAAGCGCGCTTCGTTGAAGTGCCGGGCACGGCCGGCGAACTGGGCGTACTGCCCGGACATACGCCGTTGCTTACCGGCATCCGTCCGGGAACCGTGCGCATCGAGGCGGCGGACGGCACGGAAACGTTTCTGTATATCGCGGGCGGCTTCGTGGAGATCCAGCCCGACCGGGTCACGGTCCTCGCCGATACGGCCATGCGCGCCGACAGTCTCGATCAGGCGCGTGCCGAGCGCGCGAGAGAGGAAGCGAAGGCGTTGCTTGAACAACAATCGGACGACATCGACTACGCCAAGGCCCAGGCAGAACTCGCGGAAGCCGTCGCCCAATTGCAGGCCATCAAGCGGATGCGCAAGCAGAAGCAGGCCGGGTAA
- the fdhF gene encoding formate dehydrogenase subunit alpha, producing the protein MIHPNAYVTPGHDRDMGTPPRESEVGVTLEIDGRTVTVPAGTSIMRAAAGGDVNIPKLCATDSLEPFGSCRLCLVEIEGRRGYPASCTTPVESGMKVRTQSPRLQDLRRNVMELYISDHPLDCLTCAANGDCELQDMAGVTGLREVRYGFDGENHLNSAKDESNPYFTYDPSKCIVCNRCVRACEETQGTFALTISGRGFEARVSAGQDQPFMDSECVSCGACVAACPTATLQEKTVIEMGQPEHAVVTTCAYCGVGCAFKAEMKGGEVVRMTPYKDGRANEGHACVKGRFAWGYATHKERITKPMIRSRITDPWREVSWDEALDYAASEFRRIQAKYGRDSIGGITSSRCTNEETYLVQKLVRAAFGNNNVDTCARVCHSPTGYGLKQTLGESAGTQTFKSIEHSDVILVMGANPTDGHPVFASRLKRRVREGAKLIVIDPRRIDIVDGPHIKAAFHLPLRPGTNVAMVNAIAHVIVTEGLLDEAFIAERCEDRAFAQWREFVAQPENSPEAVAVVTGVDAEQIRGAARLYATGGNAAIYYGLGVTEHAQGSTTVMGIANLAMATGNVGREGVGVNPLRGQNNVQGSCDMGSFPHELPGYRHVADSLVRGEFEAAWGVTLQAEPGLRIPNMFDAAIHGSFKGLYCQGEDIVQSDPNTQHVAAAMEAMECIVVQDIFLNETAKYAHVLLPGTTFLEKDGTFTNAERRISRVRRVMAPVPGMADWEVTIALAGRLGYEMPYSHPSEIMDEIARLTPTFRGVSYEKLDRMGSLQWPCNEDAPDGTPIMHVDSFVRGKGRFIITRYVPTDEKVTPRYPLLLTTGRILSQYNVGAQTRRTHNVHWHDEDRLEIHPHDAQERGIKDGDWVGIRSRAGETVLRALISERMQPGVVYTTFHFPESGANVITTDNSDWATNCPEYKVTAVQVLPVVQPSAWQAKYSTFNRTQLELLDAARNPSEPVSAK; encoded by the coding sequence ATGATTCATCCGAACGCATACGTCACGCCGGGCCACGACCGGGACATGGGCACGCCGCCGCGCGAGAGCGAGGTGGGCGTCACGCTGGAGATCGACGGTCGGACGGTCACCGTGCCGGCTGGCACGTCGATCATGCGCGCCGCCGCGGGCGGCGACGTCAACATCCCCAAACTCTGCGCCACGGATTCGCTCGAGCCGTTCGGCTCCTGCCGGCTGTGCCTGGTCGAGATCGAGGGGCGCCGCGGCTATCCCGCGTCGTGCACCACGCCGGTGGAGTCGGGCATGAAGGTGCGCACGCAGTCGCCCAGGCTTCAGGACCTGCGCCGCAACGTAATGGAGCTCTACATCTCCGATCACCCGCTCGATTGCCTGACGTGCGCCGCCAACGGTGACTGCGAGCTGCAGGATATGGCGGGCGTGACGGGACTGCGCGAGGTGCGCTACGGCTTCGACGGCGAGAACCATCTCAACAGCGCCAAGGACGAGTCGAACCCGTATTTCACCTATGACCCGTCGAAGTGCATCGTGTGCAATCGCTGTGTGCGCGCATGCGAAGAGACGCAGGGCACGTTTGCGCTGACGATTTCGGGGCGAGGCTTCGAGGCGCGCGTCTCGGCCGGCCAGGACCAGCCGTTCATGGACTCCGAGTGCGTCTCGTGCGGCGCGTGCGTGGCCGCGTGCCCGACGGCTACGCTGCAGGAGAAAACTGTCATCGAGATGGGCCAGCCCGAACACGCCGTCGTGACGACGTGTGCCTATTGTGGCGTGGGCTGCGCGTTCAAGGCGGAAATGAAGGGCGGCGAGGTCGTGCGCATGACGCCGTACAAGGACGGTCGCGCCAACGAGGGCCACGCTTGCGTGAAGGGCCGCTTTGCGTGGGGCTACGCGACCCACAAGGAGCGCATCACCAAGCCGATGATCCGCAGCCGGATCACCGATCCGTGGCGCGAGGTGTCGTGGGATGAGGCGCTCGACTACGCCGCGTCGGAGTTCCGCCGCATTCAGGCGAAGTACGGGCGCGATTCCATCGGCGGCATCACGTCTTCGCGTTGCACGAACGAGGAGACGTACCTCGTGCAGAAGCTCGTGCGCGCGGCGTTCGGCAACAACAACGTCGACACCTGCGCGCGCGTTTGCCATTCGCCGACCGGCTATGGCCTGAAGCAGACGCTCGGCGAGTCGGCCGGCACACAGACGTTCAAGTCCATCGAGCATTCGGACGTGATCCTCGTGATGGGCGCGAACCCGACCGACGGTCACCCGGTGTTCGCCTCGCGGCTCAAGCGCCGCGTGCGCGAGGGCGCGAAGCTCATCGTGATCGATCCGCGCCGCATCGACATCGTCGACGGTCCGCACATCAAGGCGGCGTTCCATCTGCCGTTGCGCCCGGGCACCAACGTGGCCATGGTCAACGCCATCGCCCATGTGATCGTCACCGAAGGACTGCTCGACGAAGCGTTCATTGCCGAGCGTTGCGAAGATCGCGCCTTCGCGCAGTGGCGCGAGTTCGTGGCGCAACCTGAGAATTCGCCCGAGGCCGTGGCCGTCGTGACAGGGGTGGACGCCGAGCAGATTCGCGGCGCGGCGCGTCTGTATGCGACCGGTGGCAATGCCGCCATCTATTACGGCCTGGGCGTGACCGAACACGCGCAGGGCTCGACCACGGTCATGGGCATTGCCAACCTGGCGATGGCCACGGGCAACGTGGGGCGCGAAGGCGTGGGCGTGAATCCGCTGCGCGGGCAGAACAACGTGCAGGGGTCGTGCGACATGGGCTCGTTCCCGCACGAGTTGCCCGGCTATCGGCACGTGGCCGACTCGTTGGTGCGCGGCGAATTCGAAGCGGCCTGGGGCGTCACGCTGCAGGCCGAGCCGGGGCTGCGCATTCCGAACATGTTCGACGCGGCGATCCATGGCAGCTTCAAGGGGCTGTACTGCCAGGGCGAAGACATCGTCCAGTCCGATCCGAATACACAGCACGTGGCCGCCGCGATGGAGGCCATGGAGTGCATCGTCGTGCAGGACATCTTCCTCAACGAGACGGCCAAGTACGCCCACGTGCTGCTGCCCGGCACGACGTTCCTCGAGAAGGACGGCACGTTCACGAACGCCGAGCGCCGCATCTCGCGTGTGCGCCGCGTGATGGCGCCCGTGCCCGGCATGGCCGACTGGGAGGTGACGATCGCGCTGGCCGGGCGCCTCGGTTACGAGATGCCGTATTCGCATCCGTCGGAGATCATGGACGAGATCGCGCGTCTCACGCCGACGTTCCGGGGCGTGAGCTATGAAAAGCTCGATCGGATGGGCAGCCTGCAGTGGCCGTGCAACGAGGACGCGCCCGACGGCACGCCGATCATGCACGTGGACAGTTTCGTGCGCGGCAAGGGACGCTTCATCATCACGCGTTACGTCCCGACCGACGAAAAGGTCACGCCGCGCTACCCGTTGCTGCTCACCACGGGCCGCATCCTCTCGCAATACAATGTCGGGGCGCAGACGCGCCGCACGCACAACGTCCACTGGCACGACGAAGACCGGCTCGAAATCCATCCGCACGACGCGCAGGAGCGCGGCATCAAGGATGGCGACTGGGTCGGCATTCGCAGCCGTGCCGGCGAGACGGTGCTGCGAGCGTTGATCAGCGAGCGAATGCAGCCGGGCGTGGTGTACACGACCTTCCACTTCCCCGAGTCGGGGGCGAACGTCATCACCACCGACAACTCGGACTGGGCGACCAATTGTCCCGAGTACAAGGTCACGGCCGTACAGGTATTGCCGGTGGTGCAGCCGTCGGCATGGCAGGCGAAGTATTCGACGTTCAACCGCACGCAGCTCGAATTGCTCGATGCGGCCCGTAACCCGTCCGAGCCGGTTTCGGCGAAGTAG
- the fdhD gene encoding formate dehydrogenase accessory sulfurtransferase FdhD: protein MSNPLRDRQSGRDAFPDGKPVGAACDVAPAALDPENLTTHASFDVRRFRHGAWQHAGDELAEEVPVALEFNGISHVVMLASPADIEDFAFGFALSEGILNDRRECYGVDVSATTQGITAHLEVSSRAFAGLKARRRNLTGRTGCGLCGTESLDQVLRPLPTAGEPLRVSHAALAAAHAGLAAHQRLNAVTGAVHGAAWCSPQGEILCLREDVGRHNALDKLIGALARQDLRFDGGFVLMTSRASVEIVQKAAQVGIPMVAAVSAATALAVRTAAAAGVTLVGFVRGEQCVVYTGGAALDGGARA from the coding sequence ATGTCCAACCCTTTGCGCGATCGGCAGTCCGGTCGCGACGCTTTTCCCGACGGCAAGCCGGTCGGCGCCGCCTGCGACGTGGCGCCCGCCGCGCTCGATCCGGAAAATCTGACGACGCATGCGTCTTTCGACGTGCGCCGCTTCCGCCATGGCGCATGGCAACACGCTGGCGACGAACTGGCGGAAGAAGTGCCCGTGGCGCTGGAGTTCAATGGCATCTCCCACGTGGTGATGCTTGCGAGCCCCGCGGACATCGAAGACTTCGCCTTTGGCTTCGCCCTGTCCGAAGGGATTCTGAACGATCGGCGCGAGTGCTACGGCGTCGACGTCTCGGCGACGACGCAGGGCATCACCGCCCATCTTGAGGTGTCCTCGCGCGCCTTCGCCGGTCTCAAGGCGCGTCGGCGCAATTTGACGGGGCGCACCGGCTGCGGCCTGTGCGGCACGGAGAGTCTGGATCAGGTCTTGCGGCCGCTGCCGACCGCGGGCGAGCCACTGCGTGTGTCGCACGCGGCGCTCGCGGCGGCGCATGCCGGCCTCGCGGCGCATCAACGGCTCAACGCCGTGACCGGCGCGGTTCACGGCGCGGCATGGTGCTCGCCGCAAGGCGAAATCCTCTGCTTGCGCGAGGACGTGGGGCGTCACAACGCGCTCGACAAGCTCATCGGCGCGCTCGCGCGCCAGGATCTCCGATTCGATGGCGGCTTCGTGCTCATGACGAGCCGGGCGAGCGTGGAAATCGTACAAAAGGCCGCACAGGTCGGCATTCCGATGGTGGCTGCCGTGTCGGCGGCCACGGCGCTGGCCGTGCGCACGGCGGCGGCGGCCGGCGTCACGCTCGTGGGATTCGTGCGTGGCGAGCAGTGCGTCGTCTATACCGGTGGGGCGGCGCTCGACGGCGGCGCCCGGGCATAG
- a CDS encoding sodium-dependent transporter: MGFVLAAAGSAVGLGAVWKFPYVVGEHGGGAFLAVYLACVLTLGVALLLAEMTIGRLTGKSITTALRELGGRRWAWVGRIATFNAFAILSFYVVVGGWTVAYLFRAVTGTVLSRDTAHLVGEFSSFIADPVASLASMGVFLMLTAAIVAAGVQKGIERAGKWLMPAFFVLMLLVIVRALTLPGAIAGVAWFLTPDFSAISGNTLLEALGLAFFSLSLGAGMIVAYGSYLPKDARLAGSAVWVATLATLACCLAGLMILPAVFAFGVAPNAGPGLTFITMPAIFAQMPFGHLVAIAFFLLLLFAALTSAVSLFEPVTAFLIDEYRWQRASAVPAVLVATFSFGAPAALSFGVWSHVRLFDRTIFDLMDFVTVNLLMPAGGLCVAIFVGARIWPAARTVLEGSRAQWFTPVWRVLLLTLTPVAIFGVWYQCL, translated from the coding sequence ATGGGGTTCGTGCTGGCGGCGGCCGGTTCGGCCGTCGGTCTCGGTGCGGTGTGGAAGTTCCCGTACGTCGTGGGCGAGCATGGCGGCGGCGCCTTTCTCGCGGTGTACCTCGCTTGTGTCCTGACGCTTGGCGTGGCGTTGCTGCTTGCCGAGATGACCATCGGGCGCCTGACGGGCAAATCGATCACCACAGCGCTACGTGAGCTGGGCGGACGCCGCTGGGCTTGGGTAGGGCGGATCGCCACGTTCAACGCCTTTGCCATCCTGTCGTTCTACGTCGTAGTCGGCGGCTGGACGGTGGCGTACCTCTTCCGTGCGGTCACCGGCACGGTGCTCTCGCGCGACACCGCGCATCTGGTCGGCGAGTTTTCGTCGTTCATTGCCGATCCGGTGGCGTCGCTCGCGAGCATGGGGGTGTTCCTGATGCTCACGGCGGCGATCGTCGCGGCCGGCGTGCAGAAGGGCATCGAGCGCGCCGGAAAATGGCTGATGCCCGCGTTCTTCGTGCTGATGTTGCTGGTCATCGTGCGTGCGCTCACGCTGCCAGGCGCGATTGCGGGCGTGGCGTGGTTCCTTACACCGGACTTCTCGGCCATCTCAGGCAACACGCTGCTCGAAGCGTTGGGACTGGCGTTCTTCTCGCTGTCGCTCGGTGCGGGCATGATCGTCGCGTACGGCTCCTATTTGCCGAAGGACGCGCGACTGGCGGGTTCCGCAGTCTGGGTCGCCACGCTCGCGACGCTGGCCTGCTGCCTTGCCGGGCTGATGATCCTGCCGGCGGTGTTCGCCTTCGGCGTCGCGCCCAATGCCGGCCCGGGGCTGACGTTCATCACGATGCCCGCGATCTTCGCGCAGATGCCATTCGGCCATCTCGTGGCCATCGCGTTCTTTCTGTTGCTGCTCTTCGCCGCACTCACGTCGGCCGTTTCGCTCTTCGAGCCCGTCACCGCGTTTCTCATCGACGAATACCGATGGCAGCGTGCTTCGGCCGTGCCCGCGGTGCTTGTCGCCACGTTTTCATTCGGTGCGCCAGCAGCATTGTCGTTCGGGGTGTGGTCGCACGTTCGTCTGTTCGATCGCACGATCTTCGATCTGATGGACTTCGTGACGGTGAATCTGCTGATGCCCGCGGGCGGGCTATGCGTCGCGATCTTCGTCGGCGCACGCATCTGGCCGGCCGCGCGCACGGTGCTCGAGGGCTCGCGTGCCCAGTGGTTCACGCCGGTGTGGCGTGTGCTGCTGCTCACGCTCACGCCGGTCGCGATCTTCGGTGTCTGGTATCAGTGCCTTTGA
- a CDS encoding DASS family sodium-coupled anion symporter, with amino-acid sequence MSTPEVSVQSLPQKKAVPIGLIAGVIVLIAVLLIPMPDDLPVAGHRMLAILAFAVVVWITEAVSYEASAIIITSLMAFLVGTAPTVQDPSVEYGTSRAISMALAGFSNSALALVAGALFIAAAMTLTGLDRRIALVTLSRIGTSTRRVMVGAIAVTILLSLVVPSATARSACVVPIMMGVIAAFGVDKRSNIAAGIMIIVAQATSIWNIGIQTAAAQNLLTVGFMDKMLGSRITWAEWLVAGAPWAVIMSVILVVLVLRMMPPEADAIAGGKEAVEAQLREMGPMTSAQKRLLAVSIGLLLFWATEGKLHRFDTTSVTYVGLVALMLPRFGVMTWKEVQSRIPWGTVIVFGVGISLGTALLTTQAGQWLGNHVVAATGLDSLPTLWVFAILAAFLVLIHLGFASATALTSAMLPILISVLQTLPGDFNRLGMTMLLGFTVSFGFILPINAPQNMVCLGTDTFTAKQFARVGIVVTIIGYAMLLLFGATYWRWLGWL; translated from the coding sequence ATGAGCACGCCTGAAGTCTCTGTGCAAAGTCTCCCTCAGAAGAAAGCGGTTCCCATCGGACTGATAGCGGGTGTGATCGTCCTGATCGCCGTGCTGTTGATCCCCATGCCCGATGATCTGCCGGTCGCCGGGCATCGCATGCTGGCGATTCTCGCGTTCGCGGTGGTAGTGTGGATCACCGAAGCCGTTTCCTATGAAGCCAGCGCCATCATCATCACCTCGCTGATGGCGTTTCTCGTGGGCACCGCGCCCACGGTGCAGGATCCGAGTGTCGAATATGGCACGTCGCGCGCCATCAGCATGGCGCTGGCCGGTTTCTCCAACTCGGCGCTTGCGCTGGTCGCCGGTGCGCTGTTCATTGCCGCGGCGATGACGCTCACCGGACTCGATCGTCGCATCGCGCTGGTCACCCTCTCCAGAATCGGCACCAGCACGCGACGCGTCATGGTCGGCGCCATCGCCGTGACCATCCTGCTCTCGCTCGTCGTGCCGAGCGCCACTGCGCGCAGCGCGTGCGTGGTGCCGATCATGATGGGCGTGATTGCCGCGTTCGGCGTGGACAAGCGCTCGAACATCGCGGCCGGCATCATGATCATCGTGGCGCAGGCCACCAGCATCTGGAACATCGGGATTCAGACGGCGGCCGCGCAGAACCTGCTGACGGTCGGCTTCATGGACAAGATGCTGGGCTCGCGCATCACCTGGGCCGAATGGCTCGTCGCCGGTGCGCCGTGGGCCGTCATCATGTCGGTGATTCTCGTGGTCCTCGTGCTCCGCATGATGCCGCCCGAGGCCGACGCCATTGCCGGCGGCAAGGAAGCCGTCGAAGCGCAGCTGCGAGAAATGGGGCCGATGACGAGCGCACAGAAGCGCCTGCTTGCCGTGTCGATCGGTCTGCTTTTGTTCTGGGCGACGGAGGGCAAGCTGCACCGCTTCGATACCACGTCGGTGACCTACGTCGGCCTGGTGGCGTTGATGCTGCCGCGCTTCGGCGTGATGACCTGGAAAGAGGTGCAATCGCGCATTCCATGGGGCACCGTGATCGTATTCGGTGTTGGCATCAGTCTCGGCACCGCGCTCCTCACCACGCAGGCGGGGCAGTGGCTCGGCAATCACGTGGTGGCGGCGACCGGTCTCGACTCGCTCCCGACGCTGTGGGTCTTCGCCATTCTGGCGGCGTTCCTGGTTCTCATCCATCTCGGCTTCGCGAGCGCCACGGCGCTGACCTCGGCCATGCTGCCGATCCTGATCTCGGTGCTGCAGACACTGCCGGGCGATTTCAACCGGCTGGGCATGACGATGCTGCTCGGCTTCACGGTGAGCTTCGGTTTCATTTTGCCGATCAACGCGCCGCAGAACATGGTGTGCCTGGGCACCGACACCTTCACCGCGAAGCAGTTCGCCAGGGTCGGTATCGTGGTTACGATCATCGGTTACGCGATGCTGCTGCTCTTCGGCGCGACTTACTGGCGCTGGCTCGGCTGGTTGTGA
- a CDS encoding Ldh family oxidoreductase, with product MRIPLKDATEFGKQLLLAQGVPDDIALDVAQHLVESDRVGYASHGLSILPTYRKVLEDGQVNPTGRPTVLTDHGNLLLYEGNRGFGQHVGKFVVEHAIARAFDKGVSILTLRNSHHLGRMGQYGEMAAQQGLVFMAFANVTNRQPMVAPYGGSEPRLTTNPLCFAGPLPNDRPPLVVDMATSAIAINKARVLAAEGKSAPVGSLIDGYGNPSTDPSTLFEEPFGALLPFGAHKGYALGIVAELLAGVLSGGGTIQPEHPRAGVATNNMFAIVLNPQVDFSATWRSHEVEAFIEYLTSCPPQPGFDRVRYPGEYEAENRRKHHDHIDLTAPIWASLMKMAAELDVPPPRTL from the coding sequence ATGCGAATCCCTCTGAAAGATGCCACCGAGTTCGGCAAGCAGCTGCTGCTCGCGCAGGGCGTGCCCGACGATATCGCGCTGGACGTGGCGCAGCACCTGGTCGAGTCGGACCGCGTCGGCTATGCGAGTCACGGCCTGTCGATTCTGCCGACGTACCGCAAGGTGCTCGAAGACGGGCAGGTCAATCCGACCGGCCGACCGACGGTGCTCACCGATCACGGCAATCTGCTGCTCTATGAAGGCAACCGCGGTTTCGGTCAGCATGTGGGCAAGTTCGTCGTCGAGCATGCGATCGCCCGCGCGTTCGACAAGGGGGTGTCGATCCTGACGCTGCGCAACAGCCATCACCTGGGCCGGATGGGGCAGTATGGCGAGATGGCCGCGCAGCAGGGGCTGGTGTTCATGGCCTTCGCGAACGTCACGAACCGCCAGCCGATGGTCGCGCCGTATGGCGGCAGCGAACCGCGTCTGACGACCAATCCGCTGTGCTTCGCCGGTCCGCTGCCGAACGATCGGCCGCCGCTCGTCGTGGACATGGCGACGAGCGCCATCGCGATCAACAAGGCGCGGGTGCTGGCCGCCGAAGGCAAGTCGGCGCCGGTCGGCTCGCTCATCGATGGCTACGGCAATCCGTCGACCGACCCGAGCACGCTGTTCGAGGAACCTTTCGGTGCGTTGCTGCCGTTCGGCGCACACAAAGGCTATGCGCTCGGCATCGTGGCGGAGCTGCTCGCGGGTGTGCTCTCGGGCGGCGGCACGATTCAGCCGGAACACCCGCGCGCCGGCGTCGCGACGAACAACATGTTCGCCATCGTGCTCAACCCGCAGGTCGATTTCTCGGCGACGTGGCGCTCGCACGAGGTCGAGGCGTTCATCGAATATCTGACGTCGTGCCCGCCGCAACCGGGCTTCGATCGTGTGCGATACCCGGGCGAGTACGAAGCGGAAAATCGCAGGAAGCATCACGATCACATCGATCTGACGGCGCCGATCTGGGCGTCGCTCATGAAGATGGCCGCCGAGCTCGACGTGCCGCCGCCGCGTACACTGTGA
- a CDS encoding formate dehydrogenase subunit delta, with protein sequence MDGNNLVRMANRIADFFESLPDREEAMAEVAAHLHKFWDPRMRAQILALAETPAANDMHALVREALSRHRERLTPATAVS encoded by the coding sequence ATGGACGGCAATAACCTCGTGCGTATGGCCAATCGCATCGCCGACTTCTTCGAATCCCTGCCGGATCGCGAAGAAGCCATGGCCGAAGTCGCAGCGCATCTGCACAAGTTCTGGGATCCGCGCATGCGTGCCCAGATTCTGGCGCTGGCCGAGACGCCGGCAGCCAACGACATGCATGCACTCGTTCGTGAAGCGCTGTCCCGCCACCGCGAGCGCCTCACGCCCGCCACCGCCGTGTCGTGA
- the gor gene encoding glutathione-disulfide reductase: MPQFDVDLFVIGAGSGGVRAARVAAQYGARVKVAEEYRVGGTCVIRGCVPKKLLVYASRFADEFEDAAGFGWQVPSPSFDWKTLIANKDREIARLEGIYRTNLERAGAQLIEARAVVEGPHTVVLPATGERVTARNILIATGGRPADQPHFVGREHAISSNEVFHLETLPERITIIGGGYIAIEFAAVFAGLGAKVTLVHRGPHLLRGFDEDVRTTLETDYKARGIEVLLERTVERADKVQDRLRVTLSDGSTHEADVLLSAAGRVPYTQGLGLAASRVALNERGAVMVDEFSRTNVPSIFAVGDVTDRVNLTPMAIREGQAFADTVFGERPTRVDHKLIPTAVFGTPEIGVVGLTESEARAQYAQLKVYKASFRPLKATLSGRQEKTLMKLLVDGATDKIVGAHMVGDHAGEQVQLLGIALSMGATKADFDRTLAVHPTSAEEWVTMRTPVA; the protein is encoded by the coding sequence ATGCCCCAGTTCGATGTGGATCTTTTCGTGATCGGCGCCGGTTCCGGCGGTGTGCGCGCGGCGCGCGTGGCGGCGCAGTACGGCGCACGGGTGAAGGTGGCGGAAGAGTATCGCGTGGGCGGTACGTGCGTCATTCGCGGCTGCGTGCCGAAGAAGCTGCTCGTCTACGCGAGCCGTTTCGCGGACGAATTCGAGGACGCCGCCGGCTTCGGTTGGCAAGTGCCCTCGCCTTCGTTCGACTGGAAGACGCTCATCGCGAACAAGGACCGCGAAATCGCCCGGCTCGAAGGCATCTATCGCACGAATCTCGAACGCGCCGGCGCGCAACTCATCGAGGCACGTGCCGTCGTCGAAGGCCCGCACACGGTGGTGCTGCCTGCCACCGGCGAGCGCGTCACGGCACGCAACATCCTGATCGCCACGGGCGGACGTCCGGCCGATCAGCCGCATTTCGTCGGCCGCGAACATGCGATTTCGTCGAACGAAGTGTTTCATCTGGAGACGCTGCCCGAGCGCATCACGATCATCGGCGGCGGATACATCGCCATCGAATTCGCCGCCGTCTTCGCCGGGTTGGGCGCGAAGGTCACCCTGGTGCATCGTGGCCCGCATCTGCTGCGCGGGTTCGACGAAGACGTGCGCACGACGCTCGAAACCGACTACAAGGCGCGTGGCATCGAGGTCCTTCTCGAGCGAACCGTCGAGCGCGCGGACAAGGTGCAGGACCGGCTGCGTGTGACGCTCTCCGACGGCAGCACGCACGAAGCCGACGTGCTGCTGAGCGCGGCCGGGCGCGTGCCCTACACGCAGGGGCTCGGCTTGGCGGCGAGCCGCGTCGCCCTGAACGAACGTGGTGCCGTGATGGTGGACGAGTTCTCGCGCACCAATGTGCCGTCGATCTTCGCCGTGGGCGACGTCACCGACCGCGTGAACCTCACGCCGATGGCCATTCGCGAGGGCCAGGCGTTCGCGGATACCGTCTTTGGCGAGCGGCCGACGCGCGTGGATCACAAGCTGATTCCGACGGCGGTATTCGGCACGCCGGAAATCGGTGTCGTCGGCCTCACCGAGAGCGAAGCGCGGGCGCAATATGCGCAGCTCAAGGTGTACAAGGCGAGCTTCCGTCCGCTGAAGGCCACGTTGTCGGGACGTCAGGAAAAAACGCTGATGAAGCTACTGGTGGACGGCGCGACCGACAAGATCGTCGGGGCGCACATGGTTGGCGATCATGCCGGCGAGCAAGTCCAGTTGCTCGGCATCGCACTGTCGATGGGCGCGACCAAGGCCGACTTCGACCGAACGCTCGCCGTCCATCCGACCTCGGCCGAAGAATGGGTCACGATGCGAACGCCGGTGGCGTGA
- a CDS encoding phytanoyl-CoA dioxygenase family protein, with protein MALTASQLESFRNEGYLILPRYVAQAECEAILADARAQLAAASGPLEFEADVGYAGAPSSRDAEGGQTVRRLLKAYDRGDALRRWATRPELVESLAQIFGEDVVLTLAHHNCVMTKHLHFGTATGWHRDIRYWSFPQNSLVSVWLALGPETRANGALRFIPGSHREQLKPHQLDSLDFLRPDEPDNQPLVARGQQVQLAQGDVVLFHSGLFHAAGRNEGDTTKFSVVFAYRGQSNPPTPGTRSASAGEVPLGH; from the coding sequence ATGGCGCTTACCGCATCGCAACTCGAGTCCTTCCGTAACGAGGGGTATCTGATCCTTCCGCGCTATGTTGCGCAGGCCGAGTGCGAGGCGATTCTGGCCGATGCCCGCGCCCAACTGGCGGCGGCGTCGGGGCCGCTGGAGTTCGAGGCGGATGTCGGCTATGCCGGGGCGCCGAGTTCGCGTGACGCCGAAGGCGGGCAAACGGTCCGACGCCTGCTCAAGGCGTATGACCGGGGCGATGCACTGCGCCGATGGGCGACGCGTCCGGAACTCGTCGAGTCGCTCGCACAGATCTTCGGCGAAGACGTCGTGCTTACGCTGGCGCATCACAACTGCGTGATGACCAAGCATCTACACTTCGGCACGGCCACCGGCTGGCATCGCGACATCCGCTATTGGTCGTTCCCCCAGAACTCGCTCGTCTCGGTGTGGCTCGCGCTCGGGCCGGAAACTCGCGCGAACGGCGCGTTGCGCTTCATCCCCGGCTCGCATCGCGAACAACTCAAGCCGCATCAACTCGATTCGCTCGATTTTCTGCGCCCTGACGAACCGGATAACCAGCCGCTCGTTGCACGCGGCCAGCAGGTGCAGCTCGCGCAGGGCGACGTCGTGCTGTTCCACAGCGGGCTGTTTCATGCCGCCGGCCGCAACGAGGGCGACACCACAAAGTTTTCGGTCGTATTCGCCTATCGCGGCCAGAGCAACCCGCCGACGCCGGGCACGCGTTCCGCATCAGCCGGTGAAGTGCCGCTCGGCCACTGA